The Bradysia coprophila strain Holo2 unplaced genomic scaffold, BU_Bcop_v1 contig_151, whole genome shotgun sequence genome contains a region encoding:
- the LOC119074862 gene encoding ras GTPase-activating protein raskol isoform X4, which yields MNCSTLVPEEHYIEKENSRRTSRGLASCLRGESDEYYEAEGECKSKTLPRIHLDTSNEEDTSYEKACRRGSAPATPILGQKQNESHSTSRFTNFFSKRSNPLKRTKSVTKLERSKRGPGGLRGSRSHESLLSSHAVMSTIDLSCTGAVGVAPVHQSVLGRRHCFQVRGGPRGERYYSCSSRQERDLWIYSLRKSIAPNADHTRRTDNSLKMWIYEAKALPPKKRYFCEINLDKTLYGRTSVKLRSDLLFWGEYFDFPDIPDINVITVNVFRELDKKKKRDKHVLVGSVKIPIHEVTSRVFSEDWYQIISEKHDSISRNSSKEQIPTLRIKCRFQSTDILPIEIYSDFLQYLKENYKKVCELLEPVIGVKAKEDIGQALVLLMHAQGMAGPFLTDVVALDLLRVGDQRLTFRGNSLATKSMEAFLKLTGEQYLQDTLSLPISEIISSDRDCEVDPLKATGSLSRQQQSLRNAVRSAWTNIAESHKHFPPQLRECFATFRERLQELNREDMADNLISASIFLRFLCPAILSPSLFNITSELPSARATRNLTLVAKTLQTLANFTRFQGKENFMEFLNDFLEQQAPKMKEFLHQISTRSEQPMPDTILDWSGYIDQGKQLSILYTLLADSIQKLPPNKQQELGSLHSILDEITKAKELNNFNVQGAPGTPNPNQENQPQNSGIKLAERGIIRGVLTPSSLEKNIFRYNDPTVSPLLNQHNSNINQSQTSINGSVYSNHHLQHSHSTSSISSNSNSNYQSHLIPTTIHHHHHHQSTERGGGQHKSNVYLDATRNYNTTSHYGNGSSGRKSPSIRASTLPRNNNLGSPISNIEVQGGDGEKNASFIQIGLEPSNAFVRKSPTPLLKSVHSGSRSRNLNGSQLSLSSDLRTTNKNSLNLNLNLGIPHSDSSNQQKHSNSNMPMNLEDLDDLLKYAEEHADDNQNKPKDILTTKGSNVSIGHCSSGYQSIATQSQSSSPVELGVPQPTNEYSNKNARRMPQTNGNKFPSNKFTNGTNSNNNNLVATHSPLAFKNPLYQMQNTATAHHLLHHSNSQKSSSLTPSSSEERLSNDNYSHSGSGVIGNGCYLSPNGNGGSNDRDVSMGSLNGSRRLTGNGRLPRTNPLMQYKRDDQVENHAFINPTRDHHHQRYQRRLSLESARTLSDSSTDTEGLIHTDGKRRRTPRSVEQCEREIQRLQTSLDSLRNHIGDSDQNSNDDLLAMPPHSDTKMRSIISRKIRLPINRLITMEEELRREQLKMSLALSHKQRVIEAQGQQIAALDAANNRLLSALSSLRQRYETQNPAQPQSASGSNGNPASHC from the exons gTGAGTGTAAATCGAAAACTCTGCCTCGTATTCATTTAGATACATCTAATGAAGAAG ATACATCTTACGAAAAAGCATGTCGACGAGGTTCCGCTCCAGCTACTCCAATACTTggacaaaaacaaaacgagtCTCATTCAACATCGCGATTCACCAATTTCTTTTCAAAGAG ATCAAATCCACTCAAACGAACCAAATCAGTGACAAAATTGGAGCGATCGAAACGTGGTCCAGGTGGCTTACGCGGTTCACGATCACATGAGAGTTTGCTGTCCAGTCACGCTGTGATGTCGACAATCG ATCTATCATGTACTGGTGCTGTTGGTGTTGCACCCGTTCACCAGTCCGTTCTCGGTCGACGGCATTGCTTTCAAGTGCGTGGAGGACCTCGCGGCGAACGATACTATAGTTGCAGTTCGCGCCAGGAACGTGATCTGTGGATTTATAGTCTTCGAAAATCGATCGCACCGAATGCTGACCATACTAGGCGCACCGACAACTCTCTGAAAATGTGGATCTATGAAGCCAAAGCATTACCGCCAAAGAAACGCTACTTCTGCGAAATAAATTTAGACAAAACACTGTACGGTCGAACGAGTGTTAAATTGCGATCGGACTTGCTGTTCTGGGGCGAGTATTTCGATTTTCCCGACATACCCGACATCAATGTCATTACGGTGAATGTATTCCGTGAATTGgacaaaaagaagaaacgCGACAAGCATGTGCTGGTCGGATCGGTTAAGATTCCCATACACGAAGTGACGTCGAGAGTTTTTTCGGAGGACTGGTATCAAATCATATCGGAGAAACATGACAGCATCAGCAGAAATTCGTCCAAAGAACAAATACCGACACTGCGCATTAAATGTCGCTTCCAGAGTACGGATATTTTGCCGATCGAAATTTACTCCGATTTTCTGCAGTACCTAAAAGAGAATTACAAAAAGGTGTGCGAGCTTCTGGAGCCGGTGATTGGCGTAAAGGCCAAAGAGGACATTGGCCAGGCTCTAGTATTGTTAATGCATGCTCAAGGGATGGCCGGCCCATTTTTGACCGATGTTGTAGCACTAGATCTGTTACGAGTCGGAGATCAACGGTTGACTTTCCGTGGAAATTCGTTGGCTACCAAGAGCATGGAAGCTTTCCTCAAATTGACCGGCGAACAGTATCTACAAGACACATTGTCGCTACCGATTTCAGAGATAATATCATCGGACAGAGACTGTGAAGTAGATCCATTGAAAGCTACCGGTTCACTGTCAAGGCAACAGCAATCGTTACGCAATGCAGTCCGCAGTGCATGGACGAATATAGCAGAGTCTCACAAACATTTCCCGCCACAACTTCGTGAATGTTTTGCAACGTTTCGCGAACGTTTGCAGGAGTTGAATCGTGAGGACATG GCCGACAATTTGATCAGCGCTTCAATTTTCTTACGGTTCTTGTGCCCGGCAATACTTTCGCCGAGTCTATTTAACATCACAAGTGAACTACCCAGTGCAAGAGCTACACGCAATCTAACTTTGGTCGCCAAGACATTGCAAACATTGGCCAATTTCACACGCTTTCAAGGCAAAGAGAACTTCATGGAATTCCTGAACGATTTCCTCGAGCAACAGGCACCGAAAATGAAGGAATTCCTTCATCAGATTTCTACACGCTCCGAACAACCCATGCCAGACACCATTTTGGATTGGTCTGGATACATCGATCAAGGAAAGCAATTATCAATTCTGTATACGCTACTGGCTGACAGCATCCAAAAACTGCCACCCAACAAGCAACAGGAACTTGGATCGTTGCATAGTATTTTAGACGAAATAACGAAAGCAAAAGAGTTGAACAACTTCAACGTACAAGGTGCACCGGGCACGCCGAATCCAAATCAAGAGAATCAGCCACAAAACAGTGGCATTAAATTGGCCGAACGAGGCATCATTCGCGGTGTATTGACTCCAAGTTCTCtggagaaaaacattttccgttaCAATGATCCGACCGTTTCGCCGTTGCTCAATCAGCACAATTCAAACATAAACCAAAGTCAAACGAGCATCAACGGATCCGTTTATTCCAACCATCATCTGCAACACTCGCACTCAACGTCTAGCATTTCATCCAATTCAAACTCAAACTACCAGTCGCATCTGATTCCGACGACCatccatcatcatcatcaccatcaGTCGACGGAACGTGGAGGCGGGCAACACAAGAGCAATGTTTACTTGGACGCAACACGGAATTATAACACGACCTCGCACTATGGAAACGGCAGCAGTGGACGGAAGAGTCCGTCGATCAGAGCAAGTACGTTACCACGTAACAACAATCTTGGCAGTCCAATATCAAATATTGAGGTACAGGGTGGTGATGGTGAGAAAAACGCCAGTTTCATTCAAATTGGACTAGAGCCATCGAACGCCTTCGTCCGAAAGAGTCCAACACCGCTGCTGAAGTCCGTGCACAGTGGAAGTCGTAGCAGGAATTTAAACGGAAGTCAACTGAGCCTCAGTAGCGATTTGCGAACGACCAACAAAAATTCGTTGAATCTGAATCTCAATCTTGGCATTCCGCATTCGGATTCGTCGAATCAACAGAAGCATTCGAATTCGAATATGCCAATGAACCTGGAGGATTTGGACGATCTGTTGAAATACGCCGAAGAGCATGCAGACGACAATCAAAACAAACCGAAAGATATTCTAACCACCAAAGGCAGCAACGTGTCAATCGGACATTGTAGCTCTGGTTATCAGAGCATTGCGACCCAATCGCAGAGCTCTAGCCCAGTTGAACTGGGTGTACCACAACCCACCAACGaatattcgaataaaaatgcTCGAAGAATGCCGCAAACAAACGGCAATAAATTCCCGTCGAACAAGTTCACCAATGGAaccaacagcaacaacaacaatttggTGGCCACTCACTCACCGCTAGCATTCAAGAATCCACTGTATCAAATGCAAAACACAGCGACCGCTCATCATCTGTTGCATCATTCAAATTCACAGAAATCATCGTCCCTAACGCCGTCCAGCAGCGAGGAACGTTTGAGCAATGACAACTATTCACATTCTGGAAGTGGTGTCATTGGCAACGGGTGCTACTTATCACCGAACGGAAATGGTGGAAGCAATGACCGTGATGTGTCGATGGGATCGCTGAACGGTTCGAGGCGTCTGACAGGAAATGGTCGATTGCCTCGCACGAATCCGTTGATGCAA TACAAACGGGACGATCAGGTCGAAAACCATGCATTCATCAATCCGACACGTGACCATCACCACCAAAGATATCAACGTCGTCTCAGTCTGGAATCGGCTCGTACTTTGTCGGATAGCTCTACGGATACTGAAG GCCTTATCCACACCGACGGAAAGCGACGTCGAACACCCCGGTCGGTCGAACAATGCGAACGAGAAATCCAGCGACTTCAAACATCACTTGACAGCCTACGCAATCACATCGGCGATTCCGATCAAAATTCCAACGATGATTTGTTGGCCATGCCACCGCACAGTGACACAAAAATGCGCAGCATCATTTCAAG aaaaattcgtTTACCCATCAACAGACTGATAACAATGGAGGAGGAACTACGACGGGAACAGTTGAAG ATGTCGTTGGCACTATCGCACAAACAACGTGTCATTGAAGCTCAAGGACAACAGATAGCTGCATTGGATGCGGCTAATAATCGTTTGTTGAGCGCATTGTCCAGCTTAAGGCAACGATACGAGACACAGAATCCTGCTCAGCCACAGTCGGCGTCTGGAAGTAATGGAAATCCGGCATCGCATTGCTGA
- the LOC119074862 gene encoding ras GTPase-activating protein raskol isoform X1 translates to MLQSPETTFTSDSTRRRSTFYVPLVTDLDCPSNEALSTNLDEIKKSIDQLYSPDLSACSFEWSLDDSLPNTDMSITSRLPNEKTKRYGIVLNGIDLDDDDDTDCHKLPSNTSTPVKVTRSHSRSNLLSSLPDATTPTKEKSKTLPQNLSPANTFPPKHSFLLKSTPKISLNYSSSSEVTSAVTPSPKKSLSFIRRAHSTKLSRNNSLLKSLTSKCVDPSVESLCRVMVNELQLDRLEKYFKADNCSELVRDMFFKEKSCGQLEDSDVHSDTSYEKACRRGSAPATPILGQKQNESHSTSRFTNFFSKRSNPLKRTKSVTKLERSKRGPGGLRGSRSHESLLSSHAVMSTIDLSCTGAVGVAPVHQSVLGRRHCFQVRGGPRGERYYSCSSRQERDLWIYSLRKSIAPNADHTRRTDNSLKMWIYEAKALPPKKRYFCEINLDKTLYGRTSVKLRSDLLFWGEYFDFPDIPDINVITVNVFRELDKKKKRDKHVLVGSVKIPIHEVTSRVFSEDWYQIISEKHDSISRNSSKEQIPTLRIKCRFQSTDILPIEIYSDFLQYLKENYKKVCELLEPVIGVKAKEDIGQALVLLMHAQGMAGPFLTDVVALDLLRVGDQRLTFRGNSLATKSMEAFLKLTGEQYLQDTLSLPISEIISSDRDCEVDPLKATGSLSRQQQSLRNAVRSAWTNIAESHKHFPPQLRECFATFRERLQELNREDMADNLISASIFLRFLCPAILSPSLFNITSELPSARATRNLTLVAKTLQTLANFTRFQGKENFMEFLNDFLEQQAPKMKEFLHQISTRSEQPMPDTILDWSGYIDQGKQLSILYTLLADSIQKLPPNKQQELGSLHSILDEITKAKELNNFNVQGAPGTPNPNQENQPQNSGIKLAERGIIRGVLTPSSLEKNIFRYNDPTVSPLLNQHNSNINQSQTSINGSVYSNHHLQHSHSTSSISSNSNSNYQSHLIPTTIHHHHHHQSTERGGGQHKSNVYLDATRNYNTTSHYGNGSSGRKSPSIRASTLPRNNNLGSPISNIEVQGGDGEKNASFIQIGLEPSNAFVRKSPTPLLKSVHSGSRSRNLNGSQLSLSSDLRTTNKNSLNLNLNLGIPHSDSSNQQKHSNSNMPMNLEDLDDLLKYAEEHADDNQNKPKDILTTKGSNVSIGHCSSGYQSIATQSQSSSPVELGVPQPTNEYSNKNARRMPQTNGNKFPSNKFTNGTNSNNNNLVATHSPLAFKNPLYQMQNTATAHHLLHHSNSQKSSSLTPSSSEERLSNDNYSHSGSGVIGNGCYLSPNGNGGSNDRDVSMGSLNGSRRLTGNGRLPRTNPLMQYKRDDQVENHAFINPTRDHHHQRYQRRLSLESARTLSDSSTDTEGLIHTDGKRRRTPRSVEQCEREIQRLQTSLDSLRNHIGDSDQNSNDDLLAMPPHSDTKMRSIISRKIRLPINRLITMEEELRREQLKMSLALSHKQRVIEAQGQQIAALDAANNRLLSALSSLRQRYETQNPAQPQSASGSNGNPASHC, encoded by the exons ATGCTTCAAAGTCCAGAAACAACATTCACGTCTGATTCGACACGGCGACGCTCAACGTTCTACGTTCCGTTAGTCACCGATCTGGATTGCCCGTCAAACGAAGCACTATCTaccaatttggatgaaatCAAAAAATCCATCGATCAGCTGTACAGTCCGGACCTTAGCGCCTGTAGCTTCGAGTGGAGCCTAGACGACTCACTACCCAACACTGACATGTCCATCACATCTCGCCTACCCAACGAAAAGACCAAACGATACGGAATCGTATTGAATGGCATTGATTtggatgatgatgacgatacTGATTGCCATAAGCTGCCCAGCAACACATCGACGCCCGTCAAGGTAACACGATCGCACAGCCGATCGAATCTTCTATCTAGTCTACCCGATGCGACAACACCGACAAAAGAGAAATCGAAAACATTGCCGCAGAATCTGTCGCCGGCGAATACATTTCCGCCGAAACATTCATTTCTGCTGAAATCAACACCAAAAATATCGTTAAACTATTCATCGTCATCGGAGGTGACGAGTGCCGTCACACCGTCGCCCAAGAAAAGTCTCAGCTTCATACGGCGTGCCCATTCCACGAAATTGTCGCGAAACAATTCGTTGCTGAAAAGTCTAACGTCGAAATGTGTGGACCCGAGTGTGGAAAGTTTGTGCCGGGTCATGGTGAACGAATTACAGTTGGATCGGTTGGAGAAGTATTTCAAAGCCGACAACTGTTCGGAATTAGTCAGAGATATGTTcttcaaagaaaaatcgtgCGGACAGTTGGAGGATAGTGACGTTCATTCAG ATACATCTTACGAAAAAGCATGTCGACGAGGTTCCGCTCCAGCTACTCCAATACTTggacaaaaacaaaacgagtCTCATTCAACATCGCGATTCACCAATTTCTTTTCAAAGAG ATCAAATCCACTCAAACGAACCAAATCAGTGACAAAATTGGAGCGATCGAAACGTGGTCCAGGTGGCTTACGCGGTTCACGATCACATGAGAGTTTGCTGTCCAGTCACGCTGTGATGTCGACAATCG ATCTATCATGTACTGGTGCTGTTGGTGTTGCACCCGTTCACCAGTCCGTTCTCGGTCGACGGCATTGCTTTCAAGTGCGTGGAGGACCTCGCGGCGAACGATACTATAGTTGCAGTTCGCGCCAGGAACGTGATCTGTGGATTTATAGTCTTCGAAAATCGATCGCACCGAATGCTGACCATACTAGGCGCACCGACAACTCTCTGAAAATGTGGATCTATGAAGCCAAAGCATTACCGCCAAAGAAACGCTACTTCTGCGAAATAAATTTAGACAAAACACTGTACGGTCGAACGAGTGTTAAATTGCGATCGGACTTGCTGTTCTGGGGCGAGTATTTCGATTTTCCCGACATACCCGACATCAATGTCATTACGGTGAATGTATTCCGTGAATTGgacaaaaagaagaaacgCGACAAGCATGTGCTGGTCGGATCGGTTAAGATTCCCATACACGAAGTGACGTCGAGAGTTTTTTCGGAGGACTGGTATCAAATCATATCGGAGAAACATGACAGCATCAGCAGAAATTCGTCCAAAGAACAAATACCGACACTGCGCATTAAATGTCGCTTCCAGAGTACGGATATTTTGCCGATCGAAATTTACTCCGATTTTCTGCAGTACCTAAAAGAGAATTACAAAAAGGTGTGCGAGCTTCTGGAGCCGGTGATTGGCGTAAAGGCCAAAGAGGACATTGGCCAGGCTCTAGTATTGTTAATGCATGCTCAAGGGATGGCCGGCCCATTTTTGACCGATGTTGTAGCACTAGATCTGTTACGAGTCGGAGATCAACGGTTGACTTTCCGTGGAAATTCGTTGGCTACCAAGAGCATGGAAGCTTTCCTCAAATTGACCGGCGAACAGTATCTACAAGACACATTGTCGCTACCGATTTCAGAGATAATATCATCGGACAGAGACTGTGAAGTAGATCCATTGAAAGCTACCGGTTCACTGTCAAGGCAACAGCAATCGTTACGCAATGCAGTCCGCAGTGCATGGACGAATATAGCAGAGTCTCACAAACATTTCCCGCCACAACTTCGTGAATGTTTTGCAACGTTTCGCGAACGTTTGCAGGAGTTGAATCGTGAGGACATG GCCGACAATTTGATCAGCGCTTCAATTTTCTTACGGTTCTTGTGCCCGGCAATACTTTCGCCGAGTCTATTTAACATCACAAGTGAACTACCCAGTGCAAGAGCTACACGCAATCTAACTTTGGTCGCCAAGACATTGCAAACATTGGCCAATTTCACACGCTTTCAAGGCAAAGAGAACTTCATGGAATTCCTGAACGATTTCCTCGAGCAACAGGCACCGAAAATGAAGGAATTCCTTCATCAGATTTCTACACGCTCCGAACAACCCATGCCAGACACCATTTTGGATTGGTCTGGATACATCGATCAAGGAAAGCAATTATCAATTCTGTATACGCTACTGGCTGACAGCATCCAAAAACTGCCACCCAACAAGCAACAGGAACTTGGATCGTTGCATAGTATTTTAGACGAAATAACGAAAGCAAAAGAGTTGAACAACTTCAACGTACAAGGTGCACCGGGCACGCCGAATCCAAATCAAGAGAATCAGCCACAAAACAGTGGCATTAAATTGGCCGAACGAGGCATCATTCGCGGTGTATTGACTCCAAGTTCTCtggagaaaaacattttccgttaCAATGATCCGACCGTTTCGCCGTTGCTCAATCAGCACAATTCAAACATAAACCAAAGTCAAACGAGCATCAACGGATCCGTTTATTCCAACCATCATCTGCAACACTCGCACTCAACGTCTAGCATTTCATCCAATTCAAACTCAAACTACCAGTCGCATCTGATTCCGACGACCatccatcatcatcatcaccatcaGTCGACGGAACGTGGAGGCGGGCAACACAAGAGCAATGTTTACTTGGACGCAACACGGAATTATAACACGACCTCGCACTATGGAAACGGCAGCAGTGGACGGAAGAGTCCGTCGATCAGAGCAAGTACGTTACCACGTAACAACAATCTTGGCAGTCCAATATCAAATATTGAGGTACAGGGTGGTGATGGTGAGAAAAACGCCAGTTTCATTCAAATTGGACTAGAGCCATCGAACGCCTTCGTCCGAAAGAGTCCAACACCGCTGCTGAAGTCCGTGCACAGTGGAAGTCGTAGCAGGAATTTAAACGGAAGTCAACTGAGCCTCAGTAGCGATTTGCGAACGACCAACAAAAATTCGTTGAATCTGAATCTCAATCTTGGCATTCCGCATTCGGATTCGTCGAATCAACAGAAGCATTCGAATTCGAATATGCCAATGAACCTGGAGGATTTGGACGATCTGTTGAAATACGCCGAAGAGCATGCAGACGACAATCAAAACAAACCGAAAGATATTCTAACCACCAAAGGCAGCAACGTGTCAATCGGACATTGTAGCTCTGGTTATCAGAGCATTGCGACCCAATCGCAGAGCTCTAGCCCAGTTGAACTGGGTGTACCACAACCCACCAACGaatattcgaataaaaatgcTCGAAGAATGCCGCAAACAAACGGCAATAAATTCCCGTCGAACAAGTTCACCAATGGAaccaacagcaacaacaacaatttggTGGCCACTCACTCACCGCTAGCATTCAAGAATCCACTGTATCAAATGCAAAACACAGCGACCGCTCATCATCTGTTGCATCATTCAAATTCACAGAAATCATCGTCCCTAACGCCGTCCAGCAGCGAGGAACGTTTGAGCAATGACAACTATTCACATTCTGGAAGTGGTGTCATTGGCAACGGGTGCTACTTATCACCGAACGGAAATGGTGGAAGCAATGACCGTGATGTGTCGATGGGATCGCTGAACGGTTCGAGGCGTCTGACAGGAAATGGTCGATTGCCTCGCACGAATCCGTTGATGCAA TACAAACGGGACGATCAGGTCGAAAACCATGCATTCATCAATCCGACACGTGACCATCACCACCAAAGATATCAACGTCGTCTCAGTCTGGAATCGGCTCGTACTTTGTCGGATAGCTCTACGGATACTGAAG GCCTTATCCACACCGACGGAAAGCGACGTCGAACACCCCGGTCGGTCGAACAATGCGAACGAGAAATCCAGCGACTTCAAACATCACTTGACAGCCTACGCAATCACATCGGCGATTCCGATCAAAATTCCAACGATGATTTGTTGGCCATGCCACCGCACAGTGACACAAAAATGCGCAGCATCATTTCAAG aaaaattcgtTTACCCATCAACAGACTGATAACAATGGAGGAGGAACTACGACGGGAACAGTTGAAG ATGTCGTTGGCACTATCGCACAAACAACGTGTCATTGAAGCTCAAGGACAACAGATAGCTGCATTGGATGCGGCTAATAATCGTTTGTTGAGCGCATTGTCCAGCTTAAGGCAACGATACGAGACACAGAATCCTGCTCAGCCACAGTCGGCGTCTGGAAGTAATGGAAATCCGGCATCGCATTGCTGA